Proteins from one Triticum aestivum cultivar Chinese Spring chromosome 7A, IWGSC CS RefSeq v2.1, whole genome shotgun sequence genomic window:
- the LOC123154668 gene encoding syntaxin-132, whose amino-acid sequence MNNLLTDSFELPRRDSSRDGGDLEMGIHQPDASDNLQAFLKKVDAIDSLIAKLTSLFTKLQSANEESKAVTKASAMKAIKQRMEKDIDEVGKIARMAKTKLDELDKDNLSNRKKPGCEEDSAVDRSREQTTGAVKKKLKKRMDDFQVLRESIRQEYREVVERRVFTVTGNRPDEETIDDLIDTGRSEQIFKDAVQQQGRGQILDTVAEIQERHDAVRDLERKLLELQQIFLDMAVLVEAQGDMINHIETHVANATNHIQQGVGALQKAKTLQKNSRKWMCYAILLLLVVVAIVVLGVIQPWKKK is encoded by the exons ATGAACAACCTACTAACC GATTCGTTTGAGCTTCCCCGGCGGGATTCCTCGAGAGATGGGGGGGATCTTGAGATGGGGATCCATCAGCCCGATGCTTCTGATAATTTACAAGCCTTCTTGAAGAAG GTTGATGCAATCGACAGCCTGATAGCTAAGCTCACAAGCCTCTTCACCAAGCTCCAG TCTGCCAACGAGGAATCTAAAGCAGTCACAAAAGCAAGCGCCATGAAAG CAATCAAGCAGCGAATGGAGAAAGACATTGACGAAGTGGGCAAAATTGCTCGTATGGCGAAAACAAAACTTGATGAACTGGACAAAGAT AACTTATCTAACAGGAAGAAACCTGGATGCGAGGAGGACTCTGCGGTTGATCGATCAAGGGAACAGACTACTGG AGCAGTGAAAAAGAAACTGAAGAAACGGATGGACGATTTTCAG GTACTAAGAGAATCAATCCGGCAGGAGTACCGGGAAGTTGTTGAAAGAAGGGTATTTACCGTAACTGGCAATCGCCCTGATGAAGAG ACAATTGACGATTTAATCGACACAGGGAGAAGTGAGCAGATTTTCAAAGATGCGGTTCAGCAGCAGGGGAGAGGCCAG atattggacactgtcGCTGAGATACAGGAGCGACATGATGCTGTAAGAGATCTAGAGAGGAAGCTTCTGGAGTTGCAGCAG ATATTCCTGGATATGGCAGTGTTGGTTGAGGCTCAAGGAGACATGATCAACCACATAGAGACACAT GTTGCAAATGCTACCAACCACATACAGCAAGGTGTGGGCGCTCTCCAGAAGGCAAAGACGCTGCAGAAGAACTCGAGAAAGTGGATGTGCTacgccatcctcctcctcctggtggtaGTGGCTATCGTCGTGCTCGGGGTGATCCAGCCATGGAAGAAGAAGTAA